The genomic segment CGAAGGCGCTCTCGGAGCGTGCCGCAGAGAAGAAGCAGCGTGTGATCGTCGGATTAATCGTCACCACGATCAGCATCAGAAGGAGCACCACGCCCAACAGCGGGGTCGTGTCCGGCGAGTGCGCGAGCGAGGCGCCGTCCAGCCCTGCCAGCCGCGGCAGGGGCGAGCCACCGAACGACGGGGCCGGCGCGGACACGCTGCGCGCGCGCACGTCAGCGTACTCCCACCGCGGCCGCGCGCGGGACGAGGCCGACCACATCGACACCCGCTCTGCGCGTGACGTCCACCACGGCCACGACTTCGCCGTAGCTCACGTCCTCGGCCCCCTTCACGAAGATCACCTTGCGCGGGCGGCCGCGGTAGATCTCCGCGACCGTCTCGCGGAGGCGCCCCGCAGCCACGGGCTGGCTGTTGATGCTGTACCGGCCCGACGCCTCCAGCTGGAGCACGATCGCGTCGTCCGACTCCGAGGAGATCGGATCGCGGGTGGGAGGCGGTACCTGCACCGCGAGGCCGCGCTGCATCCCCTGCTGCACCACCATGAAGATGATGAGCAGCACCAGCAGCACATCGATCATGGGCGTCATGTTGATCTCGGCCACCCGCCCGCGCGAGCCCTCCGTCTTCATCGCCATGCGCCTGCCCTCCGTGGAAGTGCGGATGCGTGCTCCTCTTCCCCCGGAACGCGTTCACGCCCCTGATTCTGACGCGAAAAAGCCCGGCGCGTGTGCGTCGGGCTTTTCGGCAACCGGTACTGGTGCAACAGCTTACGGGGCGGGCGCGGGAACCGCGGTGGCCGGCCCAACCTCTGGCCGCGGGACGAGGCCCACGACCTCGATCCCCGCTCCGCGGCTGGCGTCCACCGCGTGGACCACCTGGCCGTAGGTCAGGTTCTCGGCCCCCTTCACGAAGATCACCTTGCGCGGGCGCCCCGTGAAGATCCGCGTCAGCTCGGACTGGAGCTGCGCCGGCTGCACCGGCTGGCGGTTCACGAAGTAGGCCGGGCCGGGCTCCACCTCGAGCACGATCTGCAGCTCGGGGTTGGGCTGCTGCGCCACCTCGTTCTTGTCCTTGGGCGGCGGGATCTGCACCGAGAGGCCGCGCTGCAGGCCCTGCTGCACCACCATGAAGATGATGAGCAGCACGAGCAGCACGTCGATCATCGGCGTCATGTTGATGTCCCCCTGGGGACCGCCTTTCTTGCCGACTCCCATTGCCATGGTGCTACTTCCCTCCAGGCTTGGCCACGGAGCCCCGCGGCAGCTCGGTGATGGCGCCGATGCGGCGCACGCCCGCCTCGCGGGCCGCGTCGATGGCGCTGAGCACCACGCTGTAGGCGACGCCGTTGTCGGCCTTCAGGTAGAGCACGTGGTCGTCGCGGTGCGCCGGTATGGCGTACTCGCGCTTCAGGCGGTCCGTGAGCTGGGCCAGCGCGACCGGCTTCGCAGGCTCGCCCACGTAGTAGATGCCCTGGGCGTCGATGCCCAGCGTGACACGCTTCTCCTTCTCGGGCGCCGACATCTGCGCCTTGGGCGGCTGCCACTTGTAGCCGCCCAGGGCGGGGGTGATCACCATGAAGATGATCAGCAGCACGAGCATCACGTCGATCATCGGAGTGACGTTGATGTCGGCGTTCACGTCCGACTCCAACCCGGCGATCTTGGGCAGCGGGGATCCGCCGAACGACGCCCCCGCGCCGAGCGAGCTGGACATGGTCAGTCTCCGAAGTTCGTGGCGCGCCCGCCGGTGGTGATGCCCGCCTCGCGCTTGGCCTGGCGGTCCATCATCCAGTCGATCATCTCACGGCCGGCGTAGGCCAGCTCCGAGAACAGCGTGTCCAGGCGCGCCGTGAAGTAGTTGTAGAGCCACACCGCGGGGATGGCCGCCATCAGGCCGATGGCCGTGGTCACGAGCGCCTCGGAGATGCCGCCCGAGATCGCCTCGAGGCCGCCGCCGGCCGTGCTCATGCTGCCGAAGGCGTTGATGATGCCCATGGTGGTGCCGAGCAGGCCCACGAACGGCGCGGTCGCGCCGATGGTCGCCAGCAGGCCCATGCCCGACTTCAGGTCGTTGGCGAGCAGGATCTGCTCGCGCTCCACCGAGCGCTCGGCCGAGTTGATGGCGGCGCCGGCCACGCGGGGGTCGTTCAGAAGCGGGGCCACCTCGCGCAGCGACTCGCCGAGCACGCGGGCCACGTGCGACTTGGTGTACTGGTCCGCGGCGGCGAGCGCCTCGGGGATGTTGTC from the Longimicrobiaceae bacterium genome contains:
- a CDS encoding MotA/TolQ/ExbB proton channel family protein, yielding MSLSLGQLWANMGLFARGIVIVLILMSIISLSVAVAKWIRFRRMATATRAFAPTFSQALENDNIPEALAAADQYTKSHVARVLGESLREVAPLLNDPRVAGAAINSAERSVEREQILLANDLKSGMGLLATIGATAPFVGLLGTTMGIINAFGSMSTAGGGLEAISGGISEALVTTAIGLMAAIPAVWLYNYFTARLDTLFSELAYAGREMIDWMMDRQAKREAGITTGGRATNFGD
- a CDS encoding biopolymer transporter ExbD, giving the protein MSSSLGAGASFGGSPLPKIAGLESDVNADINVTPMIDVMLVLLIIFMVITPALGGYKWQPPKAQMSAPEKEKRVTLGIDAQGIYYVGEPAKPVALAQLTDRLKREYAIPAHRDDHVLYLKADNGVAYSVVLSAIDAAREAGVRRIGAITELPRGSVAKPGGK
- a CDS encoding biopolymer transporter ExbD; this encodes MAMKTEGSRGRVAEINMTPMIDVLLVLLIIFMVVQQGMQRGLAVQVPPPTRDPISSESDDAIVLQLEASGRYSINSQPVAAGRLRETVAEIYRGRPRKVIFVKGAEDVSYGEVVAVVDVTRRAGVDVVGLVPRAAAVGVR
- a CDS encoding biopolymer transporter ExbD is translated as MAMGVGKKGGPQGDINMTPMIDVLLVLLIIFMVVQQGLQRGLSVQIPPPKDKNEVAQQPNPELQIVLEVEPGPAYFVNRQPVQPAQLQSELTRIFTGRPRKVIFVKGAENLTYGQVVHAVDASRGAGIEVVGLVPRPEVGPATAVPAPAP